A single Bufo bufo chromosome 6, aBufBuf1.1, whole genome shotgun sequence DNA region contains:
- the LOC121003970 gene encoding serine/threonine-protein kinase 35-like, with amino-acid sequence MESAKRKRRRSPGVRPLRERLPAPLLNVQPVNGTLKPEASVEEVVVSSRPRRPRYSLLSEIGRGSYGVVYEAVARKSGARVAVKKIRCDAPENVELALSEFWALTSLRRRHPNVVRFEECVLQRNGLAQKMSHGNKSSQLYLRLVETSLKGERILGYTEEACYLWFVMEFCEGGDLNQYVLSRRPDPATNKSFMLQLTSAIAFLHKNQIVHRDLKPDNILITERSGTPVLKVADFGLSKVCAGLASRGKESSEGGCNENKTVNVNKYWLSSACGSDFYMAPEVWEGHYTAKADIFALGIIIWAMIERITFVDAETKKELLGTYIRQGSEIVPVGEALLENPKMELHIPQKRRTSMSEGIRQLLKDMLAANPQDRPDAFELETRMDQVTCAA; translated from the exons ATGGAATCCGCTAAAAGAAAGCGCCGGAGAAGCCCTGGAGTGCGGCCCCTGAGAGAACGGCTCCCCGCCCCCCTCCTCAACGTGCAGCCAGTCAACGGCACACTCAAGCCCGAGGCCTCAGTGGAGGAGGTGGTGGTGAGCAGCAGGCCCCGGCGGCCTCGGTACAGCTTACTGTCCGAGATAGGCCGCGGTAGTTACGGAGTGGTGTACGAGGCCGTGGCCCGGAAGAGTGGGGCCCGGGTGGCCGTCAAGAAGATCCGCTGTGACGCCCCGGAGAACGTCGAGCTGGCCCTGTCCGAGTTCTGGGCCCTGACCAGCCTGCGCCGCCGGCACCCGAACGTCGTGCGCTTCGAGGAGTGCGTCCTGCAGAGGAACGGCCTGGCCCAGAAGATGAGCCACGGCAACAAGAGCAGCCAGCTGTACCTGCGCCTGGTGGAGACCTCCCTCAAAG GGGAGCGTATTTTGGGCTACACAGAAGAAGCTTGTTACTTGTGGTTTGTCATGGAGTTCTGCGAAGGTGGAGACCTCAACCAGTATGTCCTGTCCAGGCGTCCAGACCCAGCCACTAACAAAAGCTTCATGCTGCAACTGACAAGTGCCATTGCTTTCCTGCACAAAAACCAGATAGTTCACCGGGACCTGAAACCAGACAATATTCTGATCACAGAGCGATCCGGTACCCCGGTGCTCAAAGTGGCTGATTTTGGCCTCAGCAAAGTGTGCGCTGGACTTGCCTCCCGAGGGAAGGAGAGCAGCGAGGGAGGCTGCAACGAAAACAAGACGGTCAACGTCAACAAGTACTGGCTGTCGTCGGCCTGCGGCTCGGACTTTTACATGGCTCCGGAGGTGTGGGAAGGACACTACACGGCTAAAGCTGACATATTTGCCCTGGGCATCATCATCTGGGCCATGATCGAGCGGATCACCTTTGTGGATGCAGAGACCAAGAAGGAGCTGTTGGGAACCTACATTAGGCAGGGCAGTGAGATTGTCCCGGTAGGGGAGGCGCTGCTAGAGAACCCAAAGATGGAACTTCACATCCCACAGAAACGCAGGACTTCCATGTCTGAGGGCATTCGACAACTGCTTAAAGACATGCTGGCTGCTAATCCACAAGACCGGCCAGATGCATTTGAGCTGGAGACTCGGATGGACCAAGTCACGTGTGCTGCTTGA